In Ficedula albicollis isolate OC2 chromosome 19, FicAlb1.5, whole genome shotgun sequence, one DNA window encodes the following:
- the LOC101817428 gene encoding TNF receptor-associated factor 4 isoform X6 — MPGYDYKLLERPRRRVLCPLCGKPMREPVRVSTCGHRFCDTCLQEFLSEGVFKCPEDQLPLDYAKIYPDPELEAQVLSLAIRCIHSEEGCRWSGLIKHLQAHLGTCGFNVIPCPNRCSAKLSRRDLPEHVQHGCPKRRVKCEFCASDFTGEAFEGHQGTCPQESVYCENKCGARMMRRLLSQHALSECPKRTQPCTYCSKEFVFDTIQNHQYQCPRYPVPCPNQCGTPSIAREDVPTHLKESCSTAMLLCPFKEAGCKHRCPKLAMGRHLEESTKTHLGMVCALVSRQRQEILELRRDVEELSVSSDGILIWKIADYARKLQEAKARSNYEFFSPPFYTHKYGYKLQVSAFLNGNGSGESSHLSVYIRVLPGEYDNLLEWPFSYRVTFSLLDQSDPSLSKPQHITETFHPDPNWKNFQKPGASRSSLDESTLGFGYPKFISHEDIRKRNYVRDNAIFIKASVEIPQKILA; from the exons ATGCCGGGCTACGACTACAAGCTGCTGGAGCGGCCCCGGCGCCGGGTGCTGTGCCCGCTCTGCGGGAAGCCCATGCGGGAGCCCGTCCGCGTCTCCACCTGCGGCCACCGCTTCTGCGACACCTGCCTGCAGGAGTTCCTCAG CGAGGGCGTCTTCAAGTGCCCAGAGGACCAGCTGCCCCTGGACTACGCCAAG ATCTACCCCGACCCCGAGCTGGAGGCGCAGGTGCTGAGCCTGGCCATCCGCTGCATCCACAGCGAGGAGGGCTGCCGCTGGAGCGGGCTCATCAAGCACCTCCAG gcCCATCTCGGCACCTGTGGCTTCAACGTGATCCCCTGCCCCAACCGGTGCAGCGCCAAACTGAGCCGCCGTGACCTCCCCGAGCACGTCCAGCACGGCTGCCCCAAGCGCAGGGTCAAGTGCGAGTTCTGCGCCAGCGACTTCACTGGGGAGGCCTTCGAG GGCCACCAGGGCACGTGTCCCCAGGAGAGTGTGTACTGTGAGAACAAGTGTGGGGCCCGCATGATGCGGCGCCTGCTGTCCCAGCACGCCCTGTCCGAGTGCCCCAAGcgcacccagccctgcacctACTGCTCCAAGGAGTTCGTCTTTGACACCATCCAG AACCACCAGTACCAGTGTCCCCGGTACCCCGTGCCGTGCCCCAACCAGTGCGGGACACCCAGCATTGCCCGGGAGGATGTGCCCACCCACCTcaaggagagctgcagcactgccatgcTGCTGTGCCCCTTCAAGGAAGCTGGCTGCAAGCACCGG tgCCCCAAGCTGGCCATGGGCCGGCACCTGGAGGAGAGCACCAAGACCCACCTGGGCATGGTGTGTGCCCTGGTGAGCCGGCAGCGGCAGGAGATCCTGGAGCTGCGTCGGGACGTGGAGGAGCTGTCGGTGAGCAGCGACGGGATCCTCATCTGGAAAATCGCCGACTACGCCCGCAAGCTGCAGGAGGCCAAAGCCCGCAGCAACTACGAGTTCTTCAGCCCCCCGTTCTACACCCACAAGTACGGCTACAAGCTCCAGGTGTCAGCTTTCCTCAACGGCAACGGCAGCGGCGAGAGCAGCCACCTCTCCGTCTACATCCGCGTGCTGCCGGGCGAGTACGACAACCTGCTGGAGTGGCCCTTCTCCTACCGCGTCACCTTCTCCCTGCTGGACCAGAGTGACCCCTCGCTCTCCAAGCCCCAGCACATCACCGAGACCTTCCACCCCGACCCCAACTGGAAGAACTTCCAGAAGCCGGGAGCCTCGCGCAGCTCCCTGGACGAGAGCACCCTGGGTTTCGGCTACCCCAAGTTCATCTCCCATGAGGACATCAGGAAACGGAACTACGTGCGGGACAACGCCATCTTCATCAAAGCCTCGGTGGAGATCCCCCAGAAGATCCTGGCCTGA